The Candidatus Limnocylindria bacterium genome has a window encoding:
- a CDS encoding EamA family transporter has protein sequence MEALLYGVGAALAFGFGDYAAAMATRRVGVALTSIGMQSISLVGYAVVLALLGRWPVLTPELVGYGFVLGIIGVTSAAALYRALALGPIAVVSPVVASYSALAVVLIVVLLGERLTTGQGVAIATTFVGVVVASTDFGEVRKTLGRPSEGVRYGLVATFGFAVWACLYAAAVHATDGLGMILPLRAFSVLLLLGYVLVRRPSFAPLRDRRALVLIVVVGVLDTGANVLLSLGIASGFASFVMTGSGAYPLIPALLAIAVLHERLAPNQYVGVAVLVAGLVALGLQS, from the coding sequence ATCGAAGCTCTCCTCTACGGCGTCGGCGCGGCCCTCGCGTTCGGCTTCGGCGACTACGCGGCCGCGATGGCCACCCGTCGCGTCGGTGTCGCGCTCACGTCGATCGGCATGCAGAGCATCAGCCTCGTGGGTTATGCGGTGGTGCTCGCGCTCCTCGGCCGCTGGCCGGTGCTCACTCCAGAGCTCGTCGGATATGGGTTCGTCCTCGGGATCATCGGCGTCACGTCCGCCGCCGCGCTCTATCGCGCGCTGGCGCTCGGCCCGATCGCGGTCGTCAGTCCGGTGGTCGCGAGCTACTCGGCGCTCGCGGTGGTCCTCATCGTGGTCCTTCTCGGCGAGCGACTCACCACGGGCCAGGGCGTCGCGATCGCCACGACGTTCGTCGGTGTCGTCGTCGCGTCGACCGATTTCGGCGAGGTCCGTAAGACGCTCGGCCGGCCCAGCGAAGGCGTTCGCTACGGACTGGTCGCGACCTTCGGTTTCGCGGTCTGGGCCTGTCTCTACGCCGCGGCGGTCCATGCGACCGACGGCCTCGGCATGATCTTGCCGCTCCGCGCCTTCAGCGTGCTGCTGCTCCTCGGCTACGTCCTGGTGCGACGCCCCTCGTTCGCGCCGCTGCGGGACCGGCGAGCGCTCGTTCTCATCGTCGTCGTCGGCGTGCTGGATACCGGTGCGAATGTGTTGCTGTCGCTCGGGATCGCCTCGGGATTCGCGTCATTCGTCATGACCGGCAGTGGCGCCTACCCGCTGATCCCCGCGCTGCTCGCGATCGCCGTCCTGCACGAGCGGCTCGCGCCGAACCAGTACGTGGGAGTCGCGGTGCTGGTCGCGGGCCTCGTCGCGCTGGGGCTGCAGAGCTAG
- a CDS encoding sigma-70 family RNA polymerase sigma factor produces the protein MGPVPDVIERARGGDRSAFADLYDTHVDAVYRYILYRVREPSDAEDLTSDVFTRAFANIHRYRWQGKSFLAWLYTIARNAVTDRRRRQRPTVDLENAFGLAEDGPTAHEHAVRGEEVDALRGAVKHLTTEQQEVLVLRFVENMSSRQVANMLGKNEGAIRALQFRALGRLRKLMTTEVA, from the coding sequence ATGGGGCCGGTTCCGGACGTCATCGAGCGCGCTCGCGGTGGCGACCGGTCGGCATTCGCGGATCTCTACGACACGCACGTCGACGCGGTGTACCGCTACATCCTGTACCGCGTCCGTGAGCCCAGCGACGCCGAGGATCTCACGAGCGACGTGTTCACACGTGCGTTCGCGAACATCCACCGCTACCGCTGGCAGGGCAAATCGTTCCTCGCATGGCTCTACACGATCGCGCGCAACGCGGTCACCGACCGCCGTCGCCGTCAACGGCCCACCGTCGACCTCGAGAACGCGTTCGGTCTCGCCGAAGATGGCCCGACCGCACACGAGCACGCGGTCCGTGGTGAGGAGGTCGATGCGCTTCGCGGTGCTGTGAAGCATCTGACGACCGAACAGCAGGAAGTTCTCGTGCTGCGCTTCGTCGAGAACATGTCGAGCCGCCAGGTCGCGAACATGCTCGGCAAGAACGAAGGCGCGATCCGCGCACTGCAGTTCCGCGCGCTTGGCCGTCTGCGCAAGCTCATGACGACCGAGGTCGCCTGA
- a CDS encoding M50 family metallopeptidase has product MNERVIVLLVAMALSVGVGVVSLIVAVLVHELGHVVAGYLVGLRVARVHLGPLEIRDYGRPRVRLVRSLQAGVVLVPFDRTAAVGPLRWGLIVSTAAGPLSGLVSGAVMISLAGGLRFGDPFSVLQAVAQMSLILGALNLLPLRSAGQLADGRRIFSLLVRNRECGQILAATLMLAEALSGRRPREWDPALLGAMERWPEDVFARLVLYEAALDRGEIEAAGRHLDAAVDLRKEKWTAADAILFTEAAYYTARHRGDARAARSWLGFADGGPVQGYMLARAEAAVLCAEGRALEGRQRAVAGLESLARTRRRDEDLCREQLEELARGAGALVRPLLTRAR; this is encoded by the coding sequence GTGAACGAACGCGTCATCGTGCTGCTGGTGGCCATGGCGCTGTCGGTGGGTGTTGGCGTGGTCTCGCTGATCGTCGCGGTGCTCGTGCACGAGCTGGGGCACGTCGTCGCCGGATATCTCGTCGGCCTCCGCGTTGCCAGGGTCCACCTGGGCCCACTCGAGATCCGTGACTACGGTCGACCGCGTGTGCGACTGGTGCGGTCGCTCCAGGCAGGCGTGGTCCTTGTGCCGTTCGACCGCACCGCCGCCGTTGGACCGCTGCGCTGGGGCCTGATCGTGAGCACTGCCGCCGGTCCTCTGAGCGGGCTCGTGTCCGGCGCGGTGATGATCTCGCTTGCCGGAGGGCTCCGCTTTGGCGATCCGTTTTCCGTGTTGCAGGCGGTCGCGCAGATGTCCCTGATCCTTGGGGCTCTCAATCTCCTGCCGCTCCGCAGCGCCGGTCAGCTCGCCGACGGGAGGCGGATCTTCTCCCTCTTGGTGCGCAACCGCGAATGCGGTCAGATCCTGGCCGCGACGCTGATGCTCGCCGAGGCGTTGTCGGGCAGACGGCCGCGCGAATGGGATCCGGCCCTGCTCGGCGCGATGGAGCGATGGCCGGAAGATGTCTTCGCGCGGCTCGTTCTGTACGAGGCCGCGCTCGACCGAGGCGAGATCGAAGCGGCCGGCCGGCATCTCGATGCGGCCGTTGACCTGCGGAAGGAGAAATGGACCGCAGCCGACGCGATCCTCTTCACCGAGGCCGCGTACTACACGGCTCGTCACCGCGGCGACGCCCGAGCGGCGCGGTCCTGGCTCGGCTTCGCTGACGGCGGGCCCGTTCAGGGTTACATGCTCGCTCGCGCCGAAGCCGCCGTGCTCTGCGCCGAGGGGCGCGCGCTCGAAGGTCGGCAGCGCGCGGTGGCGGGGCTCGAGTCACTCGCGCGCACGCGACGACGGGATGAGGACCTCTGTCGCGAGCAGCTGGAGGAGCTGGCTCGCGGTGCCGGCGCTCTCGTGCGGCCGCTACTCACGCGCGCTCGTTAG
- a CDS encoding DUF2079 domain-containing protein, protein MAAVGRSGFLARSEGRIALAATLVATILLGGLALVRHWTFHSTASDLAVFDQVLWNTIHGRLMESTLSLARCEPHSFFGDHFSPALLLILPVYVLVPRPETLIVVQTIALALGIWPIYLLARRFLPTSQQRLVWVAAYLLSAPLSFIALYDFHEITLAAAPLGFALYFLATRRMVPMILCLFAALLAKEEVAVIGVGFGVALALQRRWWPSAIVIVASVVAFVVTLMVIIPAFAAGAPYQYLGRYASLGRDEGEIARTLLLDPLRALRVLGQGEVGSKVVFVLSLFGPGLGLALRSKWAFVTSVPTLGYLMLSDYGGFHTLHNQYGAPLIPLALGASILGVAGLDERWRRQVARGVIVSTLVLAFAFGGLPFSLNFADAFLRGEPDRAPSGQPILVREPRYEPFLNAVRAIPSDAAVSSRDFFTTQIPQRRSNYNLLGLDVCDAQYVILDYAAPSVNRDMAKHLAEVAAVKTLGFDEIASGEGLSLLRRR, encoded by the coding sequence GTGGCGGCGGTGGGGCGCTCGGGATTTCTCGCGCGCTCCGAGGGCCGGATCGCGCTTGCCGCCACTCTTGTCGCGACGATCCTGCTCGGCGGGCTGGCGCTCGTGCGGCACTGGACCTTCCACTCGACCGCGTCGGACCTCGCCGTCTTCGACCAGGTCCTCTGGAACACCATCCATGGCCGCCTCATGGAGTCGACGCTCAGCCTCGCGCGCTGCGAGCCGCACTCGTTCTTTGGCGACCACTTCTCGCCAGCGTTGCTGCTCATCCTGCCCGTGTACGTCCTCGTCCCGCGTCCCGAGACGCTGATCGTCGTCCAGACGATCGCGCTCGCGCTCGGCATATGGCCGATCTATCTGCTCGCGCGGCGCTTCCTTCCGACGAGCCAGCAACGTCTGGTATGGGTCGCGGCGTATCTGCTGAGCGCGCCGCTCTCGTTCATCGCCTTGTACGACTTCCACGAGATCACGCTCGCCGCTGCGCCCCTCGGATTCGCGTTGTACTTCCTCGCGACACGCCGGATGGTGCCCATGATCCTGTGTCTCTTCGCGGCGCTGCTCGCCAAAGAGGAGGTAGCGGTGATCGGGGTCGGCTTTGGCGTCGCACTCGCACTCCAGCGCCGCTGGTGGCCGAGCGCGATCGTGATCGTTGCCAGCGTCGTCGCCTTCGTCGTGACGCTCATGGTCATCATCCCGGCGTTCGCGGCGGGAGCTCCCTATCAGTACCTCGGCCGCTACGCGAGTCTCGGGCGCGATGAGGGCGAGATCGCGCGGACGCTGCTTCTCGATCCGCTCCGCGCGCTCCGGGTGCTTGGGCAGGGCGAGGTCGGCTCGAAGGTCGTCTTCGTCCTGAGCCTCTTCGGACCGGGTCTCGGTCTCGCGCTCCGTTCGAAGTGGGCGTTCGTGACCTCCGTGCCGACCCTCGGGTACCTCATGCTGTCCGACTACGGCGGCTTTCACACGCTCCACAACCAGTACGGCGCGCCGCTCATCCCGCTCGCCCTGGGCGCGTCGATCCTCGGCGTCGCGGGGCTGGACGAGCGGTGGCGCAGGCAAGTGGCGCGCGGCGTCATCGTGAGCACGCTCGTCCTCGCATTCGCCTTCGGGGGCCTGCCGTTCTCGCTGAACTTCGCGGACGCATTCCTCCGCGGCGAGCCGGACCGCGCGCCGTCCGGGCAGCCGATCCTCGTCCGCGAGCCGCGCTACGAGCCGTTCCTCAACGCGGTGCGGGCCATCCCATCGGACGCGGCCGTATCGTCGCGCGACTTCTTCACCACACAGATCCCGCAGCGGCGGTCCAACTACAACCTGCTCGGCCTCGATGTCTGTGACGCTCAGTACGTCATCCTCGATTACGCCGCGCCGAGCGTGAACCGCGACATGGCGAAACATCTTGCCGAGGTCGCGGCGGTGAAGACGCTCGGCTTCGACGAGATCGCGAGCGGCGAAGGTCTGTCGCTGTTGCGCCGACGCTAA
- the moeB gene encoding molybdopterin-synthase adenylyltransferase MoeB: MPTYRDYFAEIKKRVKEATPQQVADLLRAGDIQLADVREKNEWDEGHLPGAVHLPKSYLEQWAEDRIPDKDKATILYCAGGVRSAMAADTLAELGYSNVVSMSGGFNRWKDSGLPWKKPDAGLTPEQAQRYSRHLLIPEVGETGQLQLLRSKVLLIGAGGLGSPAALYLAAAGVGTLGIVDSDVVDATNLQRQILHTTERIGEPKTESARQTLEALNPDVKIVGYQERLTSENIDRILSEYDVIVDGADNFPTRYLLSDASVKWNKPIVHGSIYRFEGQVTVFKPNEGPCYRCLFPTPPPPELAPSCAEAGVLGVLPGVIGTIQANEVIKLLLGIGEPLVGRYLLFDALEGSFREVRLRRDPKCPVCGENPTITEYIDYEGFCASPSEWQAQHAPKVSTPAE; this comes from the coding sequence ATGCCGACGTACCGCGACTACTTCGCCGAGATCAAGAAGCGGGTCAAAGAAGCGACGCCGCAGCAGGTCGCTGACCTCCTTCGCGCCGGCGACATCCAGCTCGCTGACGTTCGCGAGAAGAACGAGTGGGACGAGGGCCATCTCCCCGGCGCCGTGCACCTGCCGAAGAGCTACCTCGAGCAGTGGGCGGAGGACCGCATCCCTGACAAGGACAAGGCCACGATCCTCTACTGCGCCGGTGGTGTGCGCTCCGCGATGGCCGCCGACACCCTCGCCGAGCTGGGCTACAGCAACGTCGTCTCGATGTCCGGCGGCTTCAACCGCTGGAAGGACTCCGGGCTCCCATGGAAGAAGCCCGACGCCGGGCTCACGCCGGAGCAGGCCCAGCGGTACAGCCGGCACCTCCTGATCCCAGAGGTCGGCGAAACGGGCCAGCTGCAGCTCCTCCGGAGCAAGGTCCTGCTCATCGGCGCCGGCGGCCTCGGGTCGCCCGCGGCGCTCTACCTTGCGGCGGCGGGCGTCGGAACGCTCGGCATCGTCGACTCGGACGTCGTCGACGCGACGAACCTCCAGCGCCAGATCCTCCACACGACCGAGCGCATCGGCGAGCCGAAGACCGAGTCCGCACGGCAGACGCTGGAAGCGCTCAACCCCGACGTGAAGATCGTCGGATACCAGGAGCGCCTCACGAGCGAGAACATCGACCGCATCCTCTCCGAGTACGACGTCATCGTTGACGGCGCCGACAACTTCCCCACGCGCTACCTGCTGAGCGACGCGTCGGTGAAGTGGAACAAGCCGATCGTGCACGGCAGCATCTATCGCTTCGAGGGACAGGTCACGGTCTTCAAGCCGAACGAGGGTCCGTGCTATCGCTGCCTCTTCCCCACACCACCGCCACCGGAGCTCGCTCCGTCGTGCGCCGAAGCCGGCGTTCTCGGCGTACTGCCCGGCGTCATCGGGACGATACAGGCGAACGAGGTCATCAAGCTCCTGCTCGGGATCGGCGAGCCGCTCGTCGGGCGATACCTGCTGTTCGACGCCCTCGAAGGTTCATTCCGCGAGGTGCGGCTGCGTCGCGACCCGAAGTGCCCGGTCTGCGGCGAGAATCCGACGATCACCGAGTACATCGACTACGAGGGCTTCTGCGCGTCGCCGTCCGAGTGGCAGGCGCAGCACGCTCCGAAAGTGAGCACCCCGGCCGAATAG
- a CDS encoding S41 family peptidase — translation MGVIRVLSLLAVLVLACNGAAPVTTTSPTPTASVDIKRTKLDISYASLSDQDVHKVSSKKILEGAINAINAEIKKTGGKGEMAMIDFQDVQETTVPDFKKFADAAAGVKALNPQITADRFADVAIEGMMSATPDCHTYYVDKSDGVHRSRPVPASGQVASVPTTGTSLGGPDEAGLIGRMLPGGIVYITWHEFVVTGTYKIFDEVRKMMDKGLAAGGKAWLFDLRGNVGGFDSDTIASFFLNGEKMLNVVYRGGGAAASTSARKEWRLPEAYQLPLVIILNDRGGSGPEVLAADLKENKRATIVGGKSIGCMGATSVTNMTDGSRLAVVTQEFTGAQTGTVFNNVGVIPDVAADDATAISKAIEILKQKM, via the coding sequence ATGGGTGTGATTCGGGTCCTAAGCCTCCTGGCCGTGCTGGTCCTCGCCTGCAACGGCGCGGCGCCGGTCACGACGACGTCGCCCACGCCCACAGCCTCCGTCGACATCAAGCGCACGAAGCTGGACATCAGCTACGCGTCGCTGAGCGACCAGGACGTCCACAAGGTCTCGAGCAAGAAGATCCTCGAGGGCGCGATCAACGCGATCAACGCGGAGATCAAGAAGACCGGCGGCAAGGGCGAGATGGCGATGATCGACTTCCAGGATGTCCAGGAGACGACCGTCCCCGACTTCAAGAAGTTCGCCGACGCCGCCGCGGGAGTGAAGGCACTCAACCCCCAGATCACCGCCGATCGCTTCGCCGACGTCGCGATCGAGGGCATGATGAGCGCGACGCCGGACTGCCACACCTACTACGTCGACAAGAGCGATGGTGTGCATCGCTCGCGGCCTGTTCCGGCGAGCGGCCAGGTCGCCAGCGTCCCGACCACCGGGACCTCGCTCGGCGGACCGGACGAAGCTGGCCTCATTGGACGGATGCTGCCGGGCGGCATCGTCTACATCACCTGGCACGAATTCGTCGTGACCGGGACATACAAGATCTTCGACGAGGTCCGCAAGATGATGGACAAGGGTCTCGCCGCCGGCGGGAAGGCCTGGCTCTTCGACCTCCGCGGCAACGTCGGCGGCTTCGACTCGGACACGATCGCGTCGTTCTTCCTCAACGGGGAGAAGATGCTCAATGTCGTCTACCGGGGCGGCGGCGCCGCCGCGTCGACCAGCGCGCGCAAGGAATGGCGGCTTCCCGAGGCCTACCAGCTGCCGCTCGTGATCATCCTCAACGACCGCGGCGGATCGGGGCCCGAGGTGCTCGCTGCCGACCTCAAGGAGAACAAGCGCGCCACCATCGTCGGTGGCAAGAGCATCGGCTGCATGGGCGCCACATCCGTCACGAACATGACCGACGGCTCGAGACTGGCCGTCGTGACCCAGGAATTCACCGGCGCGCAGACCGGCACGGTGTTCAACAACGTGGGTGTCATCCCGGATGTGGCCGCCGACGACGCGACCGCGATCAGCAAAGCGATCGAGATCCTCAAGCAGAAGATGTGA
- a CDS encoding DUF1330 domain-containing protein translates to MKGYVIAIVDVKNAEGYAEYSKQVPATIAQYGGRYLVRGGKTEVREGEWPGPRTVILEFPSLARALEWYDSPEYRPLRPVRQANSTAQLAFFEGVANPAG, encoded by the coding sequence GTGAAGGGGTATGTGATCGCGATCGTCGACGTGAAGAACGCCGAGGGCTACGCGGAGTACTCGAAGCAGGTGCCCGCGACGATCGCGCAGTACGGCGGCCGGTATCTCGTGCGCGGCGGCAAGACCGAGGTCCGCGAAGGCGAATGGCCGGGGCCGCGAACGGTGATCCTCGAGTTCCCATCGCTCGCGCGCGCTCTCGAGTGGTACGACTCGCCCGAGTACAGACCGCTGCGTCCGGTCCGCCAGGCGAACTCGACGGCGCAGCTCGCCTTCTTCGAAGGCGTCGCGAACCCGGCGGGCTAG
- a CDS encoding S41 family peptidase → MRPRALPLLVTLAFFASACGLLPADLQHELLPSQTQYKTAEAAYSVLIERHVDKPTPQQLIPGALDGVTKYLKDAQIDAAPTVDRPTLTGSVWSDFAKFTASLDAVVQRYPTTDKALMERAAVDGMARAMNECHTYYLDPNRAKGFNQRPAPVTGIGVTIFQPDPNQPIEVIDVIAGTPAEKAGVKKGDKFIRVNGEDVKALTTDEVANKVRGPEGTQVTVTFLRGTQEVEFTITRARFQSPLIISRMESDSIGYLSAKQLISTVADDMAAAARTLSAQGATAWILDLRDDPGGELTVAVNVASLFVQRATLVYQIGRDGQRTAVDSNPSKYLGLNKPLVVLVNKNSASGSEIIAAGIQANGTGTVMGTQTAGCVGTGQPRELPDGGLLLVTLTKMQDAKSGADLNGPGKGVVPDKVITDPADQQLQAAITFLRGHV, encoded by the coding sequence ATGCGGCCTCGCGCACTCCCCCTGCTCGTCACCCTCGCGTTCTTTGCTTCCGCTTGCGGTCTGCTGCCCGCGGATCTCCAGCACGAGCTGCTGCCGTCGCAGACGCAGTACAAGACCGCTGAAGCCGCGTATTCGGTCCTGATCGAGCGTCACGTCGACAAACCCACGCCCCAGCAGCTGATCCCCGGCGCGCTCGACGGGGTGACGAAATACCTGAAAGACGCCCAAATCGACGCCGCGCCGACCGTCGACCGGCCGACCCTCACCGGCAGCGTGTGGTCCGATTTCGCCAAATTCACAGCCTCGCTCGACGCGGTCGTGCAGCGTTACCCGACGACGGACAAAGCGCTGATGGAACGGGCCGCGGTGGACGGGATGGCGCGCGCGATGAACGAATGCCACACCTACTACCTCGATCCGAACCGCGCGAAGGGCTTCAACCAGCGGCCCGCTCCGGTGACCGGGATCGGCGTGACGATCTTCCAGCCTGACCCGAATCAGCCGATCGAGGTGATCGACGTGATCGCCGGCACGCCCGCGGAAAAGGCAGGCGTGAAGAAAGGCGACAAGTTCATCCGCGTGAACGGCGAAGACGTCAAGGCGCTCACGACGGACGAGGTCGCGAACAAGGTGCGCGGCCCCGAAGGAACGCAGGTCACGGTCACGTTCCTGCGCGGCACGCAAGAGGTCGAGTTCACGATCACGCGCGCGCGATTCCAGAGCCCCCTCATCATCTCGCGCATGGAGAGCGACTCGATCGGCTATCTCTCCGCGAAGCAGCTCATCTCGACCGTCGCGGACGACATGGCGGCGGCTGCGCGCACGCTTTCGGCGCAGGGCGCAACGGCATGGATCCTCGACCTTCGCGACGACCCGGGCGGCGAGCTCACGGTCGCGGTCAACGTCGCGAGCCTGTTCGTGCAGCGCGCAACGCTCGTCTATCAGATCGGCCGCGATGGCCAGCGCACCGCAGTGGACTCCAACCCGAGCAAGTACCTCGGGCTGAACAAGCCGCTCGTAGTGCTCGTGAACAAGAATTCCGCTTCAGGCTCAGAGATCATCGCCGCCGGCATCCAGGCCAACGGCACCGGGACGGTCATGGGCACCCAGACGGCTGGTTGTGTGGGCACCGGACAGCCGCGCGAGCTTCCCGACGGGGGTCTGCTGCTGGTCACCCTGACCAAGATGCAGGACGCCAAGAGCGGCGCTGACCTCAACGGGCCGGGCAAAGGCGTCGTGCCGGATAAGGTGATCACGGACCCGGCCGACCAGCAGCTCCAGGCCGCGATCACCTTCCTGCGAGGCCACGTCTAG
- a CDS encoding DUF4149 domain-containing protein codes for MYHLALAILVGGAVVLGLAAAPAIFASVRSRGEAGTIFGAVLGRYDGLAILCVVLIVVTSVLKATAFEVTGAPETRLVIRWLALLVLCGATLYSSAWASPVARTIRAQTPGWDDLRDDAPLRREFASLHRSSRRAMTVATAAGIVAMFLS; via the coding sequence GTGTATCACCTCGCGCTCGCGATCCTTGTCGGAGGCGCGGTGGTCCTGGGCCTGGCGGCGGCGCCGGCGATCTTCGCGTCGGTCCGCTCGCGCGGCGAGGCGGGCACGATCTTCGGTGCTGTTCTCGGCCGCTACGACGGACTGGCGATCCTCTGCGTCGTCCTCATCGTTGTCACGAGCGTCCTCAAGGCGACGGCGTTCGAGGTGACCGGCGCGCCGGAGACGCGTCTGGTCATCCGGTGGCTCGCGCTGCTCGTCCTGTGCGGCGCGACGCTGTATTCGAGCGCGTGGGCGAGTCCCGTGGCGCGAACGATCCGCGCGCAGACGCCAGGCTGGGACGATCTCCGCGACGACGCCCCGCTGCGGCGTGAGTTCGCATCATTGCACCGGAGCTCGCGGCGCGCGATGACCGTCGCGACGGCGGCGGGCATCGTCGCGATGTTCCTCAGCTAG
- a CDS encoding amidohydrolase family protein produces MTRVVLHDAALADGTSGSLRTGVSVALEGGQIAWIRPNDSADTTGAEVIDAGGATIVPAMVDCHSHLTMQGGSHWIARADDPGPALRQVARDNAKRLAHAGILWARDVGAPVKDGAPVSIAARDELKGRPGAPYIRVAGTWIAAKGYDFMDVSVDGAELVAAAMSQLDLGADLVKLYMDAPGGVKDAPFGVDDVRAMVQAVHKRGARVAAHSGYFAGARVAAEAGVDSIEHGMELDDDIALTMKRNRVTLVSTLSVFASWETFARTTTIDRFAASEGRERIAKRKEGAYASVAAAKRAGVTIATGSDFGGGSVRAGHLAWEVELLVDAGLEPYEALASATRNGGALYGVEYAGHLDEGQPADLVLVHGDPLSDPRALWRVWAVYQRGVRVA; encoded by the coding sequence ATGACACGGGTCGTCCTCCACGACGCGGCGCTCGCCGACGGCACGTCGGGATCGCTTCGCACCGGGGTCAGCGTGGCGCTCGAAGGCGGGCAGATCGCGTGGATACGCCCGAACGACTCGGCCGACACGACCGGCGCCGAGGTGATCGACGCCGGGGGCGCGACGATCGTCCCGGCGATGGTCGACTGCCACAGCCATCTCACGATGCAGGGCGGCAGCCACTGGATCGCCCGCGCCGATGACCCGGGGCCGGCGCTGCGGCAGGTGGCGCGAGACAACGCGAAGCGTCTCGCCCACGCCGGCATCCTGTGGGCGCGCGACGTCGGCGCGCCCGTCAAGGACGGAGCTCCCGTCTCGATCGCCGCGCGTGACGAGCTCAAGGGGAGGCCGGGCGCGCCGTACATCCGCGTCGCGGGCACGTGGATCGCCGCCAAGGGCTACGACTTCATGGACGTGAGCGTCGACGGTGCCGAGCTCGTCGCCGCGGCGATGTCGCAGCTCGACCTCGGCGCCGATCTCGTGAAGCTCTACATGGATGCGCCGGGCGGCGTGAAGGACGCACCGTTCGGCGTCGATGACGTGCGCGCGATGGTCCAGGCGGTGCACAAGCGCGGGGCGCGCGTCGCGGCTCACTCCGGCTACTTCGCCGGCGCGCGCGTCGCGGCCGAGGCCGGCGTCGACTCCATCGAGCACGGCATGGAGCTCGATGACGACATAGCCCTCACGATGAAGCGCAACCGCGTGACGCTGGTGTCGACGCTGTCCGTCTTCGCGTCGTGGGAAACGTTCGCACGCACGACGACGATCGATCGCTTCGCCGCGTCCGAGGGTCGGGAGCGCATCGCGAAGCGCAAGGAAGGCGCGTACGCATCGGTCGCGGCTGCGAAACGCGCCGGCGTGACCATCGCGACCGGCTCCGACTTCGGCGGCGGGTCGGTGCGCGCCGGCCATCTCGCCTGGGAGGTCGAGTTGCTCGTTGACGCGGGACTCGAGCCGTACGAGGCGCTCGCCTCCGCCACCCGCAACGGCGGAGCGCTGTATGGCGTCGAGTACGCCGGGCACCTCGACGAAGGTCAGCCCGCGGACCTCGTGCTCGTGCACGGCGACCCGCTGTCCGATCCGCGTGCCCTGTGGCGCGTGTGGGCGGTGTATCAGCGAGGAGTGCGGGTCGCCTGA
- a CDS encoding M24 family metallopeptidase: MAAPDSRKRDALLFYADGYKFPDVYHLTRFLAPDPIIALEQDGQVVIVANPLEEGRARKESRAAEVFNIVDFGATEFSKTATTREELDAAVIDRFLQARGLRRVAVGPYFPLGMAERLRGAGVELVIDRELSDRRRAKRPDEIEALEATQRATEDAWAKGVDAVRRATVRKDGTLELDGETFTAERLRAVVESRLLELGCMSEGAIIAPGKQAADPHMIGSGPLRASEAIVMDIFPQNKTTRYWADMTRTVSKGEPPAEIVKMYEVTKRAQDAGIKALRPGVTGREVHELVEDIIFEAGYDTLRPGQQRSKNGGVPRGFIHGTGHGVGLEIHEMPTVGRSGTKPLAAGDVVTVEPGIYLPELGGVRLEDMLVITETGSRNLTRAPRQLVV; the protein is encoded by the coding sequence ATGGCCGCTCCGGACAGCAGAAAGCGCGACGCCCTCCTCTTCTACGCCGACGGGTACAAGTTCCCGGACGTCTATCACCTGACCCGTTTCCTCGCGCCCGATCCGATCATCGCGCTCGAGCAGGACGGCCAGGTCGTCATCGTCGCGAACCCGCTCGAAGAGGGCCGCGCGCGAAAGGAATCGCGGGCCGCCGAGGTGTTCAACATCGTCGACTTCGGCGCGACGGAGTTCTCCAAGACGGCGACCACGCGCGAGGAGCTCGACGCGGCCGTCATCGACCGGTTCCTCCAGGCGCGCGGCCTGCGGCGCGTCGCGGTCGGTCCGTATTTCCCGCTCGGCATGGCCGAGCGACTGCGCGGCGCGGGCGTCGAGCTCGTGATCGATCGCGAGCTCAGCGATCGACGGCGCGCGAAGCGGCCCGACGAGATCGAGGCGCTGGAGGCGACGCAGCGCGCGACCGAGGACGCGTGGGCGAAGGGCGTCGACGCCGTCCGGCGGGCGACCGTTCGCAAGGACGGGACGCTCGAGCTCGACGGCGAGACATTCACCGCCGAGCGGCTGCGCGCGGTGGTCGAGTCGCGGCTGCTCGAGCTCGGTTGCATGTCCGAGGGCGCGATCATCGCGCCGGGAAAGCAGGCCGCCGACCCGCACATGATCGGCTCGGGCCCGCTGCGCGCGAGCGAGGCGATCGTCATGGACATCTTCCCGCAGAACAAGACCACGCGGTACTGGGCGGACATGACGCGCACCGTCTCGAAGGGCGAGCCGCCCGCGGAGATCGTGAAGATGTACGAGGTCACCAAGCGCGCGCAGGACGCCGGCATCAAGGCACTGCGTCCCGGCGTCACGGGCCGCGAAGTGCACGAGCTGGTCGAGGACATCATCTTCGAGGCCGGATACGACACGCTGCGGCCGGGGCAGCAGCGCTCGAAGAACGGCGGAGTGCCGCGCGGCTTCATCCACGGCACAGGGCACGGCGTCGGCCTGGAGATCCACGAGATGCCGACCGTCGGGCGTTCCGGCACCAAGCCGCTCGCAGCCGGCGACGTCGTCACCGTCGAGCCCGGCATCTACCTGCCGGAGCTCGGCGGCGTGCGCCTCGAGGACATGCTGGTCATCACCGAGACCGGCTCGCGCAACCTGACGCGCGCCCCCCGCCAGCTAGTCGTGTAG